Proteins from one Arthrobacter sp. DNA4 genomic window:
- a CDS encoding non-heme iron oxygenase ferredoxin subunit codes for MSGTPKGELVCSANDIQVKQALRILIDGFPVAVVRDSMGEIHAIGDTCSHADISLSEGDVEGCAIECWGHGSQFDLRSGQPLQLPAYDPVPVFAVELDGDDVYVDVTNVLNGAAVNN; via the coding sequence ATGAGCGGCACACCCAAGGGCGAGCTGGTTTGCAGCGCCAATGACATCCAGGTCAAGCAGGCGCTGCGGATCCTGATCGACGGCTTCCCCGTAGCCGTCGTCCGGGATTCAATGGGGGAGATCCACGCTATTGGAGACACCTGCTCGCACGCGGACATTTCCCTGTCCGAAGGCGACGTGGAAGGCTGCGCCATCGAGTGCTGGGGCCACGGCTCCCAGTTCGACCTGCGGAGCGGCCAACCATTGCAGCTTCCCGCCTACGATCCTGTTCCGGTGTTCGCCGTCGAACTCGACGGCGACGACGTCTACGTGGACGTCACCAACGTTTTGAACGGCGCAGCAGTAAACAACTGA
- the sufC gene encoding Fe-S cluster assembly ATPase SufC, with amino-acid sequence MSTLEIKDLHVSIDTEQGTKEILKGVSLTIRTGETHAIMGPNGSGKSTLASTIAGHPRYTVTSGTITLDGEDVLAMSVDERARAGLFLAMQYPVEVPGVTMTNFLRTAKTAIDGEAPKLRTWTKDVKDAMEKLRIDADFAQRNVNEGFSGGEKKRVEILQLELFKPKFAVLDETDSGLDVDALKIVSEGVNRAHSEGNMGTLLITHYTRILRYIKPEFVHVFVDGQVVEEGGPELADRLEEEGYDRYAKGAGAATIAAEAAAQA; translated from the coding sequence ATGTCAACTCTTGAGATCAAGGACCTGCACGTCAGCATTGACACGGAGCAGGGCACCAAGGAGATCCTGAAGGGCGTCAGCCTGACCATCAGGACCGGCGAGACGCACGCCATCATGGGCCCCAACGGCTCCGGCAAGTCCACGCTGGCGTCCACCATCGCCGGACATCCCCGCTACACCGTCACCAGCGGCACCATCACCTTGGACGGCGAAGATGTCCTGGCGATGAGCGTTGACGAGCGCGCCCGGGCCGGCCTCTTCCTGGCCATGCAGTACCCGGTAGAAGTCCCCGGCGTCACCATGACCAACTTCCTGCGCACCGCCAAGACCGCCATCGACGGCGAAGCACCCAAGCTGCGTACCTGGACCAAGGACGTCAAGGACGCCATGGAGAAGCTGCGCATCGACGCCGACTTCGCCCAGCGCAACGTCAACGAAGGCTTCTCCGGCGGCGAGAAGAAGCGTGTGGAGATCCTCCAGCTGGAGCTCTTCAAGCCCAAGTTCGCCGTGCTCGACGAGACCGACTCCGGCCTTGACGTCGACGCGCTGAAGATTGTCTCCGAGGGCGTTAACCGCGCACACTCCGAGGGCAACATGGGCACGCTGCTCATCACCCACTACACGCGTATCCTGCGCTACATCAAGCCTGAATTCGTCCACGTGTTCGTGGATGGCCAGGTTGTCGAGGAGGGCGGCCCCGAGCTGGCCGACCGTCTCGAGGAAGAAGGCTACGACCGTTACGCAAAGGGCGCCGGCGCAGCTACCATCGCGGCCGAGGCCGCAGCACAGGCCTAG
- a CDS encoding metal-sulfur cluster assembly factor — protein sequence MTEIKPGRTALEDVEEALKDVIDPELGVNVVDLGLLYGLKYSDEDGALLIDMTLTTAACPLTDVLEEQVVQALDGVVDDWRLNWVWMPPWGPERITDDGKDQMRALGFNI from the coding sequence ATGACCGAAATCAAGCCGGGCCGTACGGCCCTGGAGGACGTCGAAGAGGCGCTCAAGGACGTCATCGATCCTGAGCTTGGCGTTAACGTGGTGGACCTCGGGCTGCTGTACGGCCTGAAGTACTCCGATGAGGACGGCGCGCTCCTGATCGACATGACCCTCACCACCGCCGCCTGCCCGCTCACCGACGTGCTCGAGGAGCAGGTGGTCCAGGCCCTGGACGGCGTCGTGGACGACTGGCGCCTGAACTGGGTATGGATGCCGCCATGGGGTCCCGAGCGGATCACCGATGACGGCAAGGACCAGATGCGGGCCCTCGGCTTCAACATCTGA
- a CDS encoding metalloregulator ArsR/SmtB family transcription factor, translated as MTNATAVPVAGPGPAPSGPVADADERTRDRVLAAVLEHGPVSAAELGDMLGFTPAAVRRHLDHLSRAGIIEVKRVAKPGAGAGRPARRYVLSSQGQSSLGNDYLDIAALALQQLQKVAGPDAVRAFAEERFADMERRYAPEMEKAGPDIRDRATALSAALSRDNFVASAASIEAKAPLPAALSSVQLCQGHCPIQQLAARFPVFCDVETEVFSRLVGVDVRRLSTLARGGHVCTTHIPTGRLSAGLTKVPAAAPARLDEVTNHQQERP; from the coding sequence ATGACCAACGCTACCGCTGTGCCTGTGGCCGGGCCGGGTCCCGCCCCGTCCGGTCCTGTGGCGGACGCCGACGAGCGCACCCGGGACCGGGTCCTTGCTGCCGTCCTGGAACACGGGCCCGTCAGTGCGGCCGAGCTGGGGGACATGCTGGGGTTCACCCCGGCCGCTGTCCGGCGCCACCTCGACCACCTCTCCCGGGCCGGCATCATCGAGGTCAAGCGGGTTGCCAAGCCGGGAGCAGGTGCCGGCCGGCCCGCACGCCGCTACGTCCTCAGCTCCCAGGGCCAGTCCAGCCTGGGCAATGACTACCTTGACATTGCAGCCCTTGCGCTCCAGCAGCTGCAGAAGGTGGCCGGTCCTGACGCCGTACGGGCGTTCGCCGAGGAGCGGTTCGCGGACATGGAACGGCGCTACGCGCCCGAAATGGAAAAAGCCGGGCCGGACATCAGGGACCGCGCCACCGCCCTGTCGGCCGCCCTGAGCCGCGACAACTTTGTGGCGTCGGCCGCCTCCATCGAGGCCAAGGCACCCCTGCCCGCGGCGCTTTCCAGCGTGCAGCTCTGCCAGGGCCACTGCCCCATCCAGCAGCTCGCCGCCCGCTTCCCGGTATTCTGCGACGTTGAAACGGAAGTCTTCTCAAGGCTGGTGGGAGTGGACGTACGCCGGCTTTCCACCCTGGCCCGTGGTGGCCACGTCTGCACCACCCACATTCCCACAGGCAGGCTGTCTGCCGGGCTTACCAAAGTGCCGGCGGCAGCCCCCGCCCGCCTGGACGAAGTAACCAACCATCAGCAAGAAAGGCCGTGA
- the sufB gene encoding Fe-S cluster assembly protein SufB: MTDQLSEKAVAENTVISEILEKNPELHGIGNYEYGWADKNDVGANARRGLDEEVVRDISSKKSEPEWMLDLRLKGLKYFDRKPMPTWGADLSGIDFDNIKYFVRSTEKQAATWEDLPEDIRNTYEKLGIPEAERSRLVSGVAAQYESEVVYHQIREDLEAQGVIFLDTDTALKEHPEIFQEYFGTVIPVGDNKFASLNTAVWSGGSFVYVPKGVHVDIPLQAYFRINTENMGQFERTLIIADEDSYVHYIEGCTAPIYTSDSLHSAVVEIIVKKGARVRYTTIQNWSNNVYNLVTKRAVCEAGATMEWVDGNIGSKVTMKYPAVYLVGEHAKGETLSIAFAGEGQHQDTGSKMVHIAPNTKSSIISKSVARGGGRAAYRGLVQVREGAKHSANTVRCDALLVDTISRSDTYPYIDIREDDVQLGHEATVSRVSEEQLFYLMSRGMPEDEAMAMIVRGFIEPIARELPMEYALELNRLIELQMEGSVG, encoded by the coding sequence ATGACGGACCAACTATCAGAGAAAGCAGTAGCCGAAAACACTGTGATCTCGGAGATTCTGGAGAAGAATCCCGAGCTCCACGGCATCGGCAACTACGAGTACGGCTGGGCCGACAAGAATGACGTCGGCGCCAATGCACGGCGTGGTCTCGATGAAGAGGTAGTCCGGGACATCTCGTCCAAGAAGAGCGAGCCGGAATGGATGCTCGACCTCCGCCTCAAGGGCCTGAAGTACTTCGACCGCAAGCCCATGCCCACCTGGGGTGCAGACCTCTCCGGCATCGACTTCGACAACATCAAGTACTTTGTCCGCTCCACCGAGAAGCAGGCTGCCACCTGGGAAGACCTCCCGGAGGACATCCGCAACACGTACGAGAAGCTGGGCATTCCGGAAGCCGAGCGCAGCCGCCTGGTTTCCGGCGTTGCCGCCCAGTACGAGTCCGAGGTGGTGTACCACCAGATCCGTGAGGACCTCGAGGCCCAGGGCGTCATTTTCCTGGACACCGACACCGCTTTGAAGGAACACCCGGAGATCTTCCAGGAGTACTTCGGCACCGTGATCCCGGTGGGCGATAACAAGTTCGCCTCGCTGAACACCGCAGTGTGGTCCGGCGGCTCCTTCGTGTACGTGCCCAAGGGCGTCCACGTGGACATCCCGCTGCAGGCGTACTTCCGCATCAACACCGAGAACATGGGCCAGTTCGAGCGGACCCTGATCATCGCCGACGAGGACTCCTACGTCCACTACATCGAAGGCTGCACGGCGCCGATCTACACCTCGGACTCGCTGCACTCCGCCGTGGTGGAGATCATCGTGAAGAAGGGCGCCCGCGTCCGCTACACCACCATCCAGAACTGGTCCAACAACGTGTACAACCTGGTGACCAAGCGCGCGGTCTGCGAGGCCGGCGCCACCATGGAATGGGTGGACGGCAACATCGGTTCCAAGGTGACCATGAAGTACCCGGCTGTCTACCTGGTGGGCGAGCACGCCAAGGGCGAGACCCTGTCCATCGCGTTCGCCGGCGAGGGCCAGCACCAGGACACCGGTTCCAAGATGGTGCATATTGCCCCGAACACCAAGAGCTCCATCATCTCCAAGTCGGTGGCCCGCGGCGGCGGCCGTGCCGCCTACCGCGGCCTGGTGCAGGTCCGCGAAGGCGCCAAGCACTCCGCCAATACCGTGCGCTGCGACGCGCTCCTGGTGGACACCATTTCCCGCTCGGACACCTATCCGTACATCGACATCCGTGAGGACGATGTGCAGCTGGGGCACGAGGCCACCGTTTCCCGCGTCAGCGAGGAACAGCTGTTTTACCTCATGTCCCGCGGCATGCCCGAGGACGAGGCCATGGCCATGATCGTGCGCGGCTTCATTGAGCCGATCGCCCGCGAACTGCCCATGGAATACGCCCTTGAGCTGAACCGCCTCATCGAACTCCAGATGGAAGGATCCGTCGGTTAA
- a CDS encoding heme A synthase — protein MTTASRLPQLAGRLASRLPRTVDVRIRRLAVASLIGQTLLVVTGGAVRLTASGLGCPTWPRCTSDSLVNTPEMGIHGFIEFGNRLLTFALAAVAALMLVYLWNLRKERKDLFLLALGLLASIPAQAVIGGVTVLTNLNPWVVGLHFLVSMALVVFSTLLVNRAFGRTGRFPAGRPAELPAVLRPVTAAVALFSAVAVMLGVVVTGAGPHAGDADAPRNDLDWDLFSHIHAVPAYLVTAGTVVALVLVIRRRITGPFRTAVLMLLGVTVLQAIIGFTQYYNGIPALLVAAHMLGAALLMAASTNAWDIARSSKVK, from the coding sequence GTGACCACGGCTTCACGCCTTCCCCAGCTTGCCGGCCGCCTGGCGTCGCGGCTCCCCCGCACGGTGGACGTCCGCATCCGCCGCCTCGCCGTCGCATCCCTGATCGGCCAGACGCTTCTGGTGGTCACGGGCGGCGCTGTCCGCCTCACGGCCTCAGGCCTTGGCTGCCCCACCTGGCCCCGCTGCACGTCGGATTCCCTGGTGAATACCCCGGAAATGGGCATCCACGGCTTCATCGAGTTCGGCAACCGGCTCCTGACCTTCGCGCTGGCCGCCGTGGCCGCGCTCATGCTGGTCTACTTGTGGAACCTGCGGAAGGAACGCAAGGACCTCTTCCTGCTGGCCCTCGGACTGCTCGCCAGCATCCCCGCACAGGCCGTCATCGGCGGCGTCACCGTGCTCACCAACCTCAACCCGTGGGTGGTGGGCCTGCACTTCCTGGTGTCGATGGCCCTCGTGGTGTTCTCCACCCTGCTGGTGAACCGCGCCTTCGGCCGGACCGGCCGCTTCCCCGCAGGCCGCCCCGCGGAACTCCCTGCCGTGCTGCGCCCGGTAACGGCCGCCGTCGCCCTTTTCTCTGCCGTTGCCGTCATGCTCGGCGTGGTGGTTACGGGTGCAGGTCCCCACGCAGGTGACGCCGACGCTCCCCGTAACGACCTCGACTGGGACCTGTTCTCCCACATCCACGCAGTCCCGGCGTATCTGGTCACCGCCGGCACCGTGGTGGCCTTGGTGCTGGTCATCCGCCGCCGCATTACAGGCCCCTTCCGGACGGCTGTCCTGATGCTCCTGGGCGTCACCGTGCTGCAGGCCATCATCGGGTTCACGCAGTACTACAACGGCATCCCGGCGTTGCTGGTGGCAGCGCACATGCTCGGCGCGGCGCTGCTCATGGCAGCCTCGACCAATGCCTGGGACATCGCGCGGTCCAGCAAGGTGAAATAG
- the sufD gene encoding Fe-S cluster assembly protein SufD: MTAEATTEKARIGAPSISGFTEEGEHLVASKVDRHHSHGTQVMASRAERLTSHDVADFALPNGREEEWRFTPVRELANLLSDSPSEEGALGVSIEAPAAVAQRSLRAGEAPRGATLVPADRAAVVASANTEEAQLISIPANAELDAPVRLVLTGNGAGRRTNSHVVIEAGPNSRGVVIIEHDGTADHNGNVEVLVREGAHLTVVSVQLWGDDAKHLAQHDAEVAKDAVYKHIAVTLGGKIVRLNSNVRFAGEGAEAELLGLYFADAGQHLEHRSFVDHNVGNCKSNVLYKGALQGKGAHTVWVGDVLIQKQAEGTDSYEKNQNLVLTDGCRADSVPNLEIETGLIEGAGHASATGRFDDEHLFYLMARGIPEDVARRLVVRGFLNEIIQQIKVPALEERLTEAVERELAATEN; this comes from the coding sequence ATGACTGCCGAAGCAACTACCGAAAAGGCGCGCATCGGCGCACCGTCGATCTCCGGTTTCACCGAGGAAGGCGAGCACCTGGTCGCCTCCAAGGTTGACCGCCACCACAGCCACGGCACCCAGGTCATGGCCTCCCGGGCCGAGCGGCTCACCAGCCATGACGTGGCCGACTTCGCCCTGCCCAACGGCCGGGAAGAGGAATGGCGCTTCACCCCGGTGCGTGAACTGGCCAACCTCCTGTCCGACTCCCCGTCGGAGGAGGGCGCACTCGGCGTTTCCATCGAGGCGCCCGCCGCTGTGGCGCAGCGGAGCCTCCGCGCCGGTGAGGCCCCCCGTGGTGCCACCTTGGTCCCGGCCGACCGTGCCGCCGTCGTGGCTTCCGCCAACACGGAGGAAGCCCAGCTGATCTCCATCCCAGCCAACGCAGAGCTGGACGCACCCGTGCGCCTTGTCCTCACCGGCAACGGGGCGGGCCGCCGCACCAATTCCCACGTCGTGATCGAAGCCGGGCCCAACAGCCGCGGCGTCGTGATCATCGAGCATGACGGCACCGCCGACCACAACGGCAACGTTGAGGTCCTGGTCCGCGAAGGTGCCCACCTCACGGTGGTTTCCGTGCAGCTGTGGGGAGATGACGCCAAGCACCTGGCACAGCATGACGCCGAGGTCGCCAAGGACGCCGTGTACAAGCACATCGCCGTAACCCTCGGTGGCAAGATTGTCCGCCTGAACTCCAACGTCCGGTTCGCCGGGGAAGGGGCCGAGGCCGAACTCCTGGGCCTCTACTTCGCCGACGCCGGACAGCACCTGGAACACCGCTCCTTCGTGGACCACAACGTGGGCAACTGCAAGTCCAACGTCCTGTACAAGGGCGCACTTCAGGGCAAGGGCGCACACACCGTCTGGGTCGGCGACGTCCTGATCCAGAAGCAGGCCGAAGGCACCGACTCCTACGAGAAGAACCAGAACCTGGTCCTCACTGACGGCTGCCGCGCGGACTCCGTGCCCAACCTCGAAATCGAGACCGGCCTGATCGAGGGTGCCGGCCACGCCAGCGCCACCGGCCGGTTCGATGACGAGCACCTGTTCTACCTGATGGCCCGCGGCATCCCCGAGGATGTTGCCCGCCGACTGGTGGTCCGCGGCTTCCTGAACGAGATCATCCAGCAGATCAAGGTCCCGGCCCTCGAAGAGCGCCTGACCGAGGCTGTGGAACGCGAACTCGCAGCAACCGAGAACTAA
- a CDS encoding ABC transporter ATP-binding protein, protein MRSPQSPVLSIHGLIKDVGPLSSLDGKMLRVVSGVSLTAERGQVTALLGANGAGKTTTLECAQGLQKRSGGSISLLGQDPATAGADLRSRVGVMLQDGGLPPSARPLPLLRHIGGLYARPWPLEDLVGRLGIDTFSRTSVRRLSGGQKQRLALAAALIGRPEVLFLDEPSAGLDPQSRQLVFDLIAELRDGGMGIILTTHLMDDAQRLADYVYIIDGGRNVAEGTVHELLQRSPVADHAGEHVRTLVFEAPAGLDLAAVLPDGVDVSETRAGSYAVTGALTPRHLSALAQWWEAKDIMPASMSLQARSLEDVFLDISGKDIR, encoded by the coding sequence GTGCGATCCCCCCAGTCCCCCGTCCTGTCCATCCATGGGCTCATCAAGGACGTAGGCCCCCTTTCCAGCCTGGACGGAAAGATGCTCAGGGTTGTCAGCGGCGTCTCCCTCACGGCGGAGCGCGGGCAGGTCACCGCCCTGCTGGGCGCGAACGGCGCCGGAAAGACGACAACCCTTGAGTGCGCCCAGGGCCTCCAGAAGCGCAGCGGCGGCAGCATCTCGTTGCTGGGCCAGGACCCCGCCACGGCAGGCGCCGACCTGCGCTCCCGCGTCGGTGTGATGCTGCAGGACGGCGGGCTCCCGCCGTCGGCCAGGCCACTGCCGCTGCTGCGGCATATCGGCGGGCTCTACGCCCGCCCCTGGCCGTTGGAGGACCTGGTGGGCCGGCTCGGCATCGATACTTTCAGCCGCACCAGCGTCCGCCGGCTGTCCGGCGGCCAGAAGCAGCGCCTGGCACTCGCGGCAGCCCTGATCGGCAGGCCCGAAGTCCTGTTCCTGGACGAGCCCAGCGCCGGCCTGGACCCGCAGTCCCGCCAGCTGGTGTTCGACTTGATTGCCGAACTGCGCGACGGCGGCATGGGAATCATCCTGACCACGCACCTCATGGACGACGCCCAGCGCCTTGCGGACTATGTGTACATCATTGACGGCGGCCGCAACGTCGCCGAAGGAACCGTCCATGAGCTGCTGCAGCGCAGCCCGGTGGCGGACCACGCCGGCGAGCACGTCCGGACCCTGGTGTTCGAAGCACCCGCCGGGCTGGACCTGGCTGCCGTGCTGCCCGACGGCGTCGACGTCTCCGAAACCCGCGCCGGGAGCTACGCCGTCACCGGCGCCCTCACACCCAGGCACCTCTCCGCGCTTGCCCAGTGGTGGGAAGCAAAGGACATCATGCCGGCGTCGATGAGCCTCCAGGCGCGTAGCCTTGAAGACGTCTTTTTGGATATCTCGGGAAAGGACATCCGATGA
- a CDS encoding ABC transporter permease has translation MSTAAIRETQQPASLLRRVLLQGKYEALTMLRNGEQLILAVVLPLLALVGLTVTPFLDGMGSSRINVAVPGILALCAMSTAFTGQGIATGFDRRYGVLRFLSTTPLGRGGLIAGKVLSVLAVLCLQVVVVGLAALALGWQPMAAGWLPGLALLALGAAAFTALGLLVAGTVRPEATLAITNLLWILLGAMGGIVIPAERLPAAAQGVVHFLPSGALGESMRAAFLGGAVNGGAALILLLWTVIAGAAAIRWFKWN, from the coding sequence ATGAGTACCGCAGCGATCCGGGAGACGCAGCAGCCCGCGTCCCTGCTGCGCCGCGTCCTCCTGCAGGGCAAATACGAGGCACTGACAATGCTGCGGAACGGCGAACAGCTGATCCTGGCCGTGGTGCTGCCGCTGCTGGCACTGGTTGGCCTGACGGTGACGCCTTTCCTGGACGGAATGGGCTCCAGCCGCATCAACGTGGCCGTTCCGGGGATCCTGGCCCTGTGCGCCATGTCCACGGCTTTCACCGGCCAGGGCATCGCCACCGGCTTCGACCGCCGCTACGGTGTACTCCGGTTCCTGTCAACGACCCCCCTGGGGCGCGGCGGCCTGATCGCCGGCAAGGTTCTCTCGGTCCTGGCCGTCCTGTGCCTCCAGGTGGTGGTGGTGGGCCTTGCTGCCCTGGCGCTGGGGTGGCAGCCGATGGCGGCCGGCTGGCTCCCCGGGCTGGCACTGCTGGCACTGGGCGCAGCGGCTTTCACCGCGCTGGGGCTGCTGGTGGCCGGAACCGTCCGGCCGGAAGCGACGCTGGCGATCACCAACCTGCTGTGGATCCTCCTCGGAGCCATGGGCGGGATCGTCATCCCGGCCGAACGGCTGCCTGCCGCGGCGCAGGGCGTAGTCCATTTCCTGCCTTCCGGCGCCCTCGGTGAATCGATGCGCGCCGCTTTCCTGGGCGGGGCCGTGAACGGCGGCGCCGCCCTTATCCTGCTGCTCTGGACAGTCATTGCCGGTGCCGCAGCCATCCGTTGGTTCAAGTGGAATTGA
- a CDS encoding bifunctional SulP family inorganic anion transporter/carbonic anhydrase, translated as MEAHPSAVPAPSHSPPGGGGGGRRRFLSRPPFFAHLGADVPASLVVFLVALPLSLGIAAASGAPIMAGLIAATIGGIVAGSLGGSPLQVSGPAAGLTVVVAGLVQEFGWQVTCAITAAAGVVQLLLGFSRVGRAALAVSPVVVKAMLAGIGVTIILQQLHVILGSRAAGSALENLAGLPAAITNLELHAALLGLAVVAILLCWKFLPAAVRRIPGPLAAVAAGTALAVAFAPGVERISLDGSIFDAIALPQLPDGNWRAFAFAVMTMALIASIESLLSAVAVDKMQTGPRTNLNRELIGQGTANILSGSVGGLPVTGVIVRSATNVEAGAATRTSAVLHGVWILAFSALFAGLIQLIPLAVLAGLLVVIGARLIKVADIRTSLRTGDLPIYAVTLVCVVFLNLLEGVMIGLALAAANVLWRVLRAQIQSHPPAAPSSPWRVTIAGSCSFFALPKLNPVLQAVPAGKNVVVELNADYVDHSFREALLAWQLQHQATGGAVRLEEHGNTVFQDAGHQAPRREEATELPLPPRKEPLLVGVNKYHRRFAHQVRPLVHDLTEGQNPDSLFVACVDSRVNPNLITSSGPGDLLTLRNIGNVVCSHGRDASIDSALSFAVNGLRVQSLVICGHSNCGAMKALLSEADGGDNSSLGPAFNQWLDHARPSYAALLAGHPVGRQAAAAGYGTVDQLSMVNVAVQLAKLQDHPVAGPALAVGTVQATGLFYDIATARVLQVSADRIKNLDPDFDADRQGNVAAAGR; from the coding sequence ATGGAAGCCCATCCCTCTGCCGTCCCCGCCCCCAGCCACAGCCCGCCCGGAGGAGGCGGCGGAGGCCGCCGCCGCTTCCTGTCCCGCCCTCCGTTCTTCGCCCACCTTGGCGCCGACGTGCCGGCATCGCTGGTGGTGTTCCTGGTGGCACTCCCGCTCTCGCTCGGGATTGCAGCGGCCTCCGGGGCGCCCATCATGGCGGGACTTATCGCCGCCACCATTGGGGGCATCGTGGCTGGAAGCCTCGGCGGCTCACCCCTCCAGGTGAGTGGACCGGCGGCCGGACTGACCGTCGTCGTGGCCGGCCTCGTCCAGGAATTCGGCTGGCAGGTGACCTGCGCCATCACCGCGGCCGCCGGCGTCGTCCAGCTTTTGTTGGGCTTCAGCCGGGTGGGCAGGGCCGCCCTGGCGGTGTCGCCGGTAGTGGTCAAGGCCATGCTCGCCGGCATCGGCGTCACCATCATCCTGCAGCAACTGCACGTGATTCTCGGGTCCCGGGCCGCCGGATCCGCCCTGGAGAACCTCGCCGGACTCCCGGCGGCCATTACCAACCTCGAACTGCACGCGGCACTGCTGGGGCTGGCCGTCGTGGCGATCCTGCTGTGCTGGAAGTTCCTGCCCGCCGCTGTCCGGCGGATTCCCGGGCCCTTGGCCGCCGTCGCGGCAGGAACCGCTCTGGCCGTGGCCTTTGCGCCCGGCGTTGAACGCATCTCCCTGGACGGGTCCATCTTCGACGCCATCGCCCTGCCGCAGCTCCCTGACGGAAACTGGCGCGCCTTCGCGTTCGCCGTCATGACCATGGCGCTGATCGCCAGTATCGAGTCCCTCCTGTCCGCGGTGGCCGTGGACAAGATGCAAACCGGTCCGCGGACCAACCTCAACCGGGAGCTTATTGGGCAGGGCACGGCCAACATCCTCTCCGGGTCGGTGGGCGGCCTGCCGGTGACGGGTGTGATCGTGCGCAGCGCCACCAACGTGGAAGCGGGCGCGGCCACGCGCACGTCCGCGGTGCTGCATGGGGTGTGGATCCTCGCGTTCTCGGCCCTCTTCGCCGGCCTGATCCAGCTGATTCCGTTGGCTGTCCTGGCCGGCCTGCTGGTGGTGATCGGTGCCCGCCTGATCAAAGTGGCGGATATCCGCACCAGCCTGCGGACGGGGGATCTTCCGATCTATGCGGTAACCCTGGTCTGCGTGGTGTTCCTGAACCTGCTCGAGGGCGTCATGATCGGCCTTGCCCTCGCCGCCGCCAACGTCCTCTGGCGTGTCCTGCGGGCACAGATCCAGTCCCACCCGCCGGCCGCCCCGTCGTCGCCCTGGCGCGTGACCATCGCCGGTTCCTGCAGCTTCTTCGCGCTGCCAAAGCTCAACCCCGTCCTCCAGGCTGTACCGGCCGGCAAGAACGTGGTGGTGGAGCTGAACGCGGACTACGTCGACCACTCTTTCCGTGAAGCCCTGCTTGCCTGGCAGCTGCAGCACCAGGCCACCGGCGGAGCCGTGCGCCTTGAGGAGCACGGCAACACCGTCTTCCAGGATGCCGGTCACCAGGCACCCAGGCGCGAGGAAGCCACCGAACTGCCGCTCCCGCCGCGGAAGGAACCCCTGCTGGTGGGGGTCAACAAGTACCACCGCCGGTTTGCCCACCAGGTCCGTCCGCTGGTCCATGACCTGACGGAAGGCCAGAACCCTGACAGCCTGTTCGTGGCCTGCGTCGATTCCCGCGTCAACCCGAACCTGATCACCAGCAGCGGCCCCGGCGACCTGCTCACGCTGCGGAACATCGGCAACGTGGTGTGCAGCCACGGGCGGGACGCCTCGATTGATTCGGCCCTGTCCTTTGCCGTCAACGGCCTGCGGGTGCAGTCCCTGGTCATCTGCGGGCACTCCAACTGCGGCGCCATGAAGGCGCTCCTTTCGGAAGCCGACGGCGGAGACAACAGTTCCCTGGGCCCGGCGTTCAACCAGTGGCTGGACCATGCCCGCCCCAGCTATGCGGCACTGCTGGCAGGGCACCCGGTGGGCAGGCAGGCCGCCGCAGCGGGCTACGGGACCGTTGACCAGCTCTCGATGGTCAACGTGGCCGTGCAGCTGGCAAAGCTGCAGGACCATCCAGTGGCAGGCCCCGCACTGGCCGTTGGGACGGTCCAGGCCACGGGACTTTTCTATGACATTGCCACGGCCCGGGTCCTCCAGGTCTCCGCCGACCGCATCAAGAACCTGGACCCTGACTTCGACGCCGACCGCCAGGGCAACGTCGCCGCAGCAGGCCGCTAG